Proteins encoded together in one Nocardioides marinisabuli window:
- a CDS encoding dihydrolipoyl dehydrogenase family protein, whose product MSSTHRVVDVVVLGVGSGGEHVARKLAAAGLRVAAVDSRLVGGECPFYGCTPSKLLIRAADALAEARRADDLGGRVEVRASLGPAAQRIREATHDWHDDDHAGTLEEAGVRVVRGHGRLAGPGVVEVDTPGGLSRLTATRGVVLNTGTEPTVPDVEGLAGTPYWTNREVLTVSEAPASLALVGGGPIGVEIAQALHRFGTEVTIVEAGPRLLGSEEPEAGDLLAQVLREEGVDVRTGADLTRVEHDGERFHLHVDGEQVVVERLLVAAGRAENLGDVGLDTVGLDPAADHVEVDERMRAGERLWAVGDITGKGPWTHVSLYQGELVVRDVLGDDEGPWADYRAVSRVTFTDPEVGAVGLTEAQAREQGIDVVVGTADLARGPRGWIHQAQGLVKVVADRERGVVVGATTMAPYGGEVLGLLSTAVHAQVPVAVLRTMHFAYPTFHRTIEVALKETGL is encoded by the coding sequence GTGAGCAGCACCCACCGCGTCGTCGACGTCGTCGTCCTCGGCGTCGGCTCCGGGGGCGAGCACGTCGCCCGCAAGCTGGCCGCGGCCGGGCTGCGGGTCGCGGCCGTCGACTCCCGGCTGGTCGGCGGCGAGTGCCCGTTCTACGGCTGCACGCCCTCCAAGCTGCTCATCCGCGCGGCCGACGCCCTGGCCGAGGCGCGGCGCGCCGACGACCTCGGCGGCCGGGTCGAGGTGCGCGCCTCCCTCGGGCCCGCCGCACAGCGGATCCGCGAGGCCACCCACGACTGGCACGACGACGACCACGCCGGCACCCTGGAGGAGGCCGGGGTGCGCGTCGTGCGCGGCCACGGCCGCCTGGCCGGCCCCGGGGTCGTCGAGGTCGACACCCCCGGCGGGCTGAGCCGGCTCACCGCCACCCGCGGCGTGGTGCTGAACACCGGCACCGAGCCGACCGTGCCCGACGTCGAGGGCCTCGCCGGGACGCCGTACTGGACCAACCGCGAGGTGCTGACCGTCTCGGAGGCGCCGGCCTCGCTGGCGCTGGTCGGCGGCGGTCCGATCGGCGTCGAGATCGCCCAGGCGCTGCACCGCTTCGGCACCGAGGTCACGATCGTCGAGGCCGGCCCGCGGCTGCTGGGCTCGGAGGAGCCCGAGGCCGGCGACCTGCTGGCCCAGGTGCTGCGCGAGGAGGGCGTCGACGTGCGCACCGGCGCCGACCTGACCCGGGTCGAGCACGACGGCGAGCGCTTCCACCTGCACGTCGACGGCGAGCAGGTCGTCGTCGAGAGGCTCCTGGTGGCGGCCGGCCGCGCCGAGAACCTGGGCGACGTGGGGCTCGACACGGTGGGCCTGGACCCCGCCGCCGACCACGTCGAGGTCGACGAGCGGATGCGCGCCGGCGAGCGGCTGTGGGCGGTCGGCGACATCACCGGCAAGGGCCCGTGGACCCACGTCTCGCTCTACCAGGGCGAGCTGGTCGTGCGCGACGTGCTGGGCGACGACGAGGGGCCGTGGGCCGACTACCGCGCGGTGAGCCGGGTGACCTTCACCGACCCCGAGGTCGGCGCGGTCGGGCTGACCGAGGCCCAGGCGCGCGAGCAGGGCATCGACGTGGTCGTCGGCACCGCCGACCTCGCGCGCGGGCCCCGCGGGTGGATCCACCAGGCGCAGGGGCTCGTCAAGGTCGTCGCCGACCGCGAGCGCGGGGTCGTGGTCGGCGCGACCACGATGGCGCCGTACGGCGGGGAGGTGCTGGGGCTGCTGAGCACCGCGGTGCACGCGCAGGTGCCGGTCGCGGTGCTGCGCACGATGCACTTCGCCTACCCGACCTTCCACCGCACCATCGAGGTGGCGCTCAAGGAGACCGGTCTGTAG
- a CDS encoding MinD/ParA family ATP-binding protein, which translates to MTQGHFQGRSDTSDRLYTREELDRFAAGVGDPLTDPLGPPPSWTPEEVSEATREVPVVAPAAPPAPAAPAAPARAEEPRRFMTATDFLDRRAEETGQGPATWGWRGVLNRMGARLPMGPAEQTHEQQRSVIQRDFDGPRTIAFINPKGGAAKTTGVLAAGYTFGTVRGGGVVAWDNNETRGTLGIRGTRSTHRNTTRELLEDLGRFSDVYQSRIGDLGAFVRSQGDAHFDVLASDERPDVTGMIHADDFAAVHALLERFYRIILVDTGNNMRAENWLASAEQADLLVVTSTVREDTGYSGLWMLDALQDAGHTDLKHKCVTVLSDPSPKVDDKLAADLVDVYEQRTRAVYRVPYDPALVAGSVVPYAELSAATRRSWLAACAGMAESL; encoded by the coding sequence ATGACCCAGGGGCACTTCCAGGGCCGTTCGGACACGAGCGACCGGCTCTACACCCGCGAGGAGCTCGACCGGTTCGCCGCCGGGGTCGGCGACCCGCTGACCGACCCCCTGGGACCGCCGCCCAGCTGGACGCCTGAGGAGGTGTCGGAGGCGACCCGGGAGGTACCGGTCGTGGCGCCCGCGGCGCCCCCGGCGCCCGCGGCACCCGCGGCACCCGCCCGCGCGGAGGAGCCGCGCCGCTTCATGACCGCGACCGACTTCCTCGACCGGCGCGCCGAGGAGACCGGCCAGGGCCCCGCGACGTGGGGCTGGCGCGGCGTGCTCAACCGGATGGGCGCCCGGCTGCCGATGGGCCCGGCCGAGCAGACCCACGAGCAGCAGCGCTCGGTGATCCAGCGCGACTTCGACGGCCCGCGCACCATCGCCTTCATCAACCCCAAGGGCGGCGCCGCCAAGACCACGGGGGTGCTGGCGGCCGGCTACACCTTCGGCACCGTGCGCGGCGGCGGCGTGGTCGCCTGGGACAACAACGAGACCCGCGGCACCCTGGGCATCCGGGGCACCCGCAGCACCCACCGCAACACCACCCGCGAGCTGCTGGAGGACCTGGGCCGCTTCAGCGACGTCTACCAGTCGCGCATCGGCGACCTGGGGGCGTTCGTGCGCTCGCAGGGCGACGCGCACTTCGACGTGCTGGCCTCCGACGAGCGCCCCGACGTCACCGGCATGATCCACGCCGACGACTTCGCGGCCGTGCACGCGCTGCTCGAGCGCTTCTACCGCATCATCCTGGTCGACACCGGCAACAACATGCGCGCCGAGAACTGGCTGGCCAGCGCCGAGCAGGCCGACCTGCTGGTGGTCACCAGCACGGTGCGCGAGGACACCGGCTACTCGGGGCTGTGGATGCTCGACGCGCTGCAGGACGCCGGGCACACCGACCTCAAGCACAAGTGCGTCACGGTGCTCTCCGACCCCTCGCCGAAGGTCGACGACAAGCTCGCGGCCGACCTGGTCGACGTCTACGAGCAGCGCACCCGCGCGGTCTACCGGGTGCCCTACGACCCGGCCCTGGTCGCCGGGTCGGTGGTCCCGTACGCCGAGCTCTCGGCCGCCACGCGCCGCTCCTGGCTGGCGGCGTGCGCCGGGATGGCCGAGTCGCTCTGA
- a CDS encoding NADPH:quinone reductase has product MRAVVYSQTGPSSVLSVEERPLPEPGPGEVRVRVVRAGVNPTDWKFRATAMNGPWDEVVPGQDAAGVVDAVGEGVEGFDVGDRVWTILAQWARPGGTAAEHTVLPTACVVPLPDEASYDLGASLGVPAVTAHRALTAGEGASRLAPGTLAGSTVLVAGGAGAVGNAAIQLAVWAGATVVTTISSDEKADLARAAGAHHVVNYRTDDAAARIKEIAPQGVDLVVEVALAENLALDVEVLRNRGTVAYYADNGGAEATLPVRASFAKNLRLQGLLLYTLGEDLLAAAAEDVSAAVAAGALRVGAEVGVPLHHYPLEETAAAHDAVEAGAVGKVLIDVATD; this is encoded by the coding sequence ATGCGAGCAGTCGTCTACAGCCAGACCGGTCCCTCCTCCGTGCTCTCCGTCGAGGAGCGCCCGCTGCCCGAGCCCGGGCCGGGCGAGGTGCGGGTGCGCGTCGTGCGCGCCGGGGTCAACCCGACGGACTGGAAGTTCCGCGCCACCGCCATGAACGGCCCCTGGGACGAGGTGGTCCCGGGCCAGGACGCCGCCGGCGTCGTCGACGCCGTCGGTGAGGGCGTCGAGGGCTTCGACGTCGGCGACCGGGTCTGGACGATCCTGGCCCAGTGGGCCCGCCCCGGCGGCACCGCCGCGGAGCACACCGTGCTGCCCACGGCCTGCGTGGTCCCGCTGCCCGACGAGGCGTCGTACGACCTGGGTGCCTCGCTGGGCGTGCCCGCCGTGACGGCGCACCGCGCGCTGACCGCCGGCGAGGGCGCCTCGCGCCTGGCCCCCGGCACCCTCGCGGGCAGCACCGTGCTGGTCGCCGGCGGTGCCGGCGCGGTCGGCAACGCCGCGATCCAGCTGGCCGTGTGGGCCGGGGCCACCGTGGTCACCACCATCAGCAGCGACGAGAAGGCCGACCTGGCGCGCGCCGCGGGCGCCCACCACGTCGTGAACTACCGCACCGACGACGCCGCCGCCCGCATCAAGGAGATCGCCCCGCAGGGCGTCGACCTGGTCGTCGAGGTGGCGCTGGCCGAGAACCTCGCGCTCGACGTCGAGGTGCTGCGCAACCGCGGCACCGTGGCCTACTACGCCGACAACGGCGGCGCCGAGGCGACCCTGCCGGTGCGGGCGAGCTTCGCCAAGAACCTGCGCCTGCAGGGCCTGCTGCTCTACACCCTGGGCGAGGACCTGCTGGCCGCCGCCGCCGAGGACGTCAGCGCCGCCGTGGCGGCCGGGGCCCTGCGCGTCGGCGCCGAGGTCGGGGTGCCGCTGCACCACTACCCGCTTGAGGAGACCGCCGCCGCCCACGACGCCGTCGAGGCCGGCGCGGTCGGCAAGGTGCTCATCGACGTCGCGACCGACTGA
- a CDS encoding PPOX class F420-dependent oxidoreductase, with the protein MSTAPLPDDVVDLLRRPNPSVVATLRKDGTPVTVPTWYLLETEGPRAGTVLVNMDDTRVRLGHLRRDPRLSLSVLDADSWYTHVTLIGEVVEIQPDEGLVDIDRLSQHYGGRDYPDRESPRTSAWMRIDRWHGWGAAKTD; encoded by the coding sequence ATGTCCACTGCTCCCCTTCCCGACGACGTCGTCGACCTGCTGCGTCGACCCAACCCGAGCGTCGTGGCGACGCTGCGCAAGGACGGCACGCCCGTCACGGTGCCCACCTGGTACCTGCTGGAGACCGAGGGCCCGCGCGCCGGCACGGTGCTGGTCAACATGGACGACACCCGGGTGCGCCTGGGGCACCTGCGCCGCGACCCCCGCCTGAGCCTCTCGGTGCTCGACGCGGACAGCTGGTACACCCACGTGACGCTGATCGGCGAGGTCGTCGAGATCCAGCCCGACGAGGGACTGGTCGACATCGACCGGCTCTCGCAGCACTACGGCGGGCGCGACTACCCCGACCGCGAGTCGCCGCGCACCAGCGCGTGGATGCGCATCGACCGCTGGCACGGCTGGGGCGCGGCGAAGACCGACTGA
- a CDS encoding sensor histidine kinase has product MLHERDRTGWSDSSARDVLQLMVESVAELVGFRVAALSVVLDGQLVTTAYTGPVEKDEDAWASDPVSVLDQVLAVAEPRGRLHFIDGEATGGDLAGHWVVTLEEQGEGPDAWHPYDGLIGVLRDDDGTPVGVLSVDQPVSGRRPDEAQTRLLERYAAQAERAVLTTLEREALLQRVEHAERARSLVRSAALGSHGSLDEVVESTHAPLVEGFAATASWVQVGRGDDAEGWTAEDRARLRDGSVVTLPPVVPAVARRLAPLLWARQEVLVLDPTLDGALPEHLLDALDLPEEVVREAGEGLSWLGPARLLGVPLGAGTESVGFLMLTRRSQDPAWSPAETAAALELGHDLGSALTTVWALERERRVVHELQELAEERARLVATLTHELRTPLTVVAGNLEMLEDLGLRPEAERHHTALARGTARMQQIVDDMLLLARVSDPTHPLLAVDVDVTTVVAGIEALIAPTARAEGLRLEVDVEGEDLVVAGDPDEVDRALGNLVSNAVKYTAAGGTVRVGAHREGDLVVLEVGDDGIGISDDDQRRLFRAFYRSSNPAALRQPGTGLGLVTVAHIAERHGGSVGVSSVLGEGTVFTLRLPAAHC; this is encoded by the coding sequence GTGCTGCACGAACGCGACCGGACCGGTTGGTCGGACTCGTCGGCACGTGACGTCCTGCAGCTGATGGTCGAGTCGGTCGCGGAGCTGGTCGGCTTCCGGGTCGCGGCGCTCTCGGTGGTCCTCGACGGCCAGCTCGTCACCACGGCGTACACCGGCCCGGTCGAGAAGGATGAGGACGCCTGGGCCAGCGACCCGGTCTCGGTGCTCGATCAGGTCCTGGCGGTCGCCGAGCCGCGCGGGCGGCTGCACTTCATCGACGGCGAGGCCACCGGCGGCGACCTCGCCGGGCACTGGGTGGTCACCCTCGAGGAGCAGGGCGAGGGCCCCGACGCCTGGCACCCCTACGACGGCCTGATCGGGGTGCTGCGCGACGACGACGGGACCCCGGTGGGCGTCCTCTCGGTCGACCAGCCGGTCTCCGGGCGCCGTCCCGACGAGGCCCAGACCCGGCTGCTGGAGCGCTACGCCGCGCAGGCCGAGCGTGCGGTGCTGACCACCCTGGAGCGCGAGGCGCTGCTGCAGCGCGTCGAGCACGCCGAGCGCGCCCGCAGCCTGGTGCGCAGCGCGGCCCTGGGCAGCCACGGGTCCCTCGACGAGGTCGTCGAGAGCACCCACGCACCCCTGGTGGAGGGGTTCGCCGCGACCGCCTCGTGGGTGCAGGTGGGCCGGGGCGACGACGCCGAGGGGTGGACGGCCGAGGACCGGGCGCGGCTGCGGGACGGCAGCGTGGTGACGCTGCCGCCGGTGGTGCCGGCCGTGGCGCGCCGGCTCGCGCCGCTGCTGTGGGCGCGCCAGGAGGTGCTGGTGCTGGACCCCACCCTCGACGGCGCCCTGCCCGAGCACCTCCTCGACGCCCTGGACCTGCCCGAGGAAGTGGTGCGGGAGGCAGGGGAGGGCCTGTCGTGGCTCGGCCCGGCCCGGCTGCTGGGTGTGCCGCTGGGTGCCGGCACCGAGTCCGTGGGCTTCCTGATGCTGACCCGCCGCAGCCAGGACCCGGCCTGGTCGCCGGCCGAGACGGCCGCTGCGCTCGAGCTGGGCCACGACCTCGGATCGGCGCTGACGACGGTCTGGGCCCTCGAGCGGGAGCGCCGGGTGGTCCACGAGCTGCAGGAGCTGGCCGAGGAGCGGGCCCGGCTGGTGGCCACCCTGACCCACGAGCTCCGCACGCCGCTGACCGTGGTGGCCGGCAACCTGGAGATGCTGGAGGACCTCGGGCTGCGGCCGGAGGCCGAGCGCCACCACACCGCCCTGGCCCGCGGCACCGCGCGGATGCAGCAGATCGTCGACGACATGCTGCTGCTGGCCCGGGTCAGCGACCCCACCCACCCGCTGCTGGCCGTCGACGTCGACGTCACCACCGTCGTGGCGGGCATCGAGGCCCTCATCGCCCCCACGGCGCGTGCCGAGGGCCTGCGGCTCGAGGTCGACGTCGAGGGCGAGGACCTGGTCGTGGCCGGCGACCCCGACGAGGTCGACCGGGCGCTGGGCAACCTGGTCAGCAACGCGGTCAAGTACACCGCCGCGGGCGGCACGGTGCGCGTGGGCGCGCACCGCGAGGGCGACCTGGTGGTGCTCGAGGTCGGCGACGACGGCATCGGCATCAGCGACGACGACCAGCGCCGGCTCTTCCGGGCCTTCTACCGCAGCAGCAACCCGGCCGCGCTGCGCCAGCCCGGCACCGGGTTGGGCCTGGTGACGGTGGCCCACATCGCCGAGCGCCACGGCGGCAGCGTGGGCGTCAGCTCGGTGCTCGGCGAGGGGACGGTCTTCACGCTCCGGCTGCCGGCGGCCCACTGCTAG
- the pyrR gene encoding bifunctional pyr operon transcriptional regulator/uracil phosphoribosyltransferase PyrR — translation MSAPPETTDEGRVVLDARDIARALTRISHEILERNKGSEDLVLLGIPTRGVGLARRVADRIAATEGVQVPVGSLDITLYRDDLRKQPARGPQHTEVPPGGIDGRTVVLVDDVLYSGRTVRAALDAMRDLGRPDVVRLAVLVDRGHRELPIRADHVGKNLPSARTERVMVRLEEYDGHDEVRIAGSGPDGGSQA, via the coding sequence GTGAGTGCGCCTCCCGAGACCACCGACGAGGGCCGCGTGGTCCTCGATGCCCGTGACATCGCCCGGGCGCTGACCCGCATCTCCCACGAGATCCTCGAGCGCAACAAGGGCTCCGAGGACCTCGTGCTGCTGGGAATCCCGACCCGCGGTGTGGGCCTGGCCCGGCGCGTCGCCGACCGGATCGCGGCCACCGAGGGCGTCCAGGTGCCGGTCGGCTCCCTCGACATCACCCTCTACCGCGACGACCTGCGCAAGCAGCCGGCGCGCGGCCCGCAGCACACCGAGGTGCCGCCCGGCGGCATCGACGGGCGCACCGTGGTGCTCGTCGACGACGTCCTCTACAGCGGCCGCACCGTGCGTGCGGCGCTCGACGCGATGCGCGACCTGGGCCGCCCCGACGTGGTGCGCCTGGCGGTGCTGGTCGACCGCGGCCACCGCGAGCTGCCGATCCGCGCCGACCACGTCGGCAAGAACCTGCCGAGCGCGCGCACCGAGCGGGTCATGGTCCGCCTCGAGGAGTACGACGGCCACGACGAGGTGCGCATCGCCGGCAGCGGTCCCGACGGGGGGAGCCAGGCGTGA
- a CDS encoding aspartate carbamoyltransferase catalytic subunit gives MRKHLLSIDDLSVDDMDTIFATAAEMHDVQRREVKKLPALRGRTIINLFFEDSTRTRSSFEIAGKWLSADTINITGKGSSASKGESLRDTVLTITAMGVDALVMRHAASGSALQVSQWVDASVINAGDGTHEHPSQALLDAYTLRRTLGTLEGKRVLLVGDLTHSRVFRSNVKCLTRLGAEVTVVAPPTLMPSGVDTWSREAGFATSYDLDEALPKADAVMMLRVQRERMSGGFFPSAREYTVGYGLTRDRLAVLGPDVPICHPGPMNRGLEIAADAADAAQSLVLDQVSSGLAVRMSILYHLLAGEGA, from the coding sequence GTGAGGAAGCACCTGCTCTCCATCGACGACCTCTCCGTCGACGACATGGACACGATCTTCGCCACCGCCGCCGAGATGCACGACGTGCAGCGCCGCGAGGTCAAGAAGCTGCCCGCGCTGCGCGGGCGCACGATCATCAACCTGTTCTTCGAGGACTCCACCCGGACCCGCTCGAGCTTCGAGATCGCCGGCAAGTGGCTCTCGGCCGACACCATCAACATCACCGGCAAGGGCAGCTCGGCCTCCAAGGGCGAGAGCCTGCGCGACACTGTGCTGACCATCACCGCCATGGGCGTCGACGCCCTGGTGATGCGCCACGCCGCCAGCGGCTCGGCGCTCCAGGTCTCCCAGTGGGTCGACGCCAGCGTCATCAACGCCGGCGACGGCACCCACGAGCACCCCTCGCAGGCGCTGCTCGACGCCTACACGCTGCGCCGCACCCTCGGCACGCTCGAGGGCAAGCGGGTGCTGCTGGTCGGCGACCTCACCCACAGCCGGGTCTTCCGCTCCAACGTCAAGTGCCTGACCCGCCTGGGCGCCGAGGTCACGGTCGTCGCGCCGCCCACGCTGATGCCCAGCGGCGTCGACACCTGGTCGCGCGAGGCCGGCTTCGCGACGTCGTACGACCTCGACGAGGCGCTGCCGAAGGCCGACGCGGTGATGATGCTGCGGGTGCAGCGCGAGCGGATGAGCGGCGGGTTCTTCCCCAGCGCGCGGGAGTACACCGTGGGCTACGGGCTGACCCGCGACCGCCTGGCGGTGCTCGGCCCCGACGTCCCGATCTGCCACCCCGGCCCGATGAACCGGGGCCTCGAGATCGCCGCCGACGCCGCGGACGCCGCGCAGTCGCTGGTGCTCGACCAGGTCTCCTCGGGGCTGGCCGTGCGGATGTCGATCCTCTACCACCTGCTGGCCGGCGAAGGAGCCTGA
- a CDS encoding dihydroorotase → MTEQTPGTILLRGASLLGERSADVLVVDGVIAEIGSLSAEGARVVDADGLVALPGLVDLHTHLREPGREDAETVVTGSRAAAMGGFTAVLAMANTSPVTDTAEAAERVHDLGLAAGLVDVQPVGAVTKGLGGEELAELGLMARSRARVRVFSDDGRCVADPRVMRRALEYVKAFGGVVSQHSQDPDLAGPQSCCHEGELSGRLGLPGWPGVAEEVIVARDVMLARHTGSRVHVAHASTAGTVEVLRWAKSQGIAVTAEVTPHHLLLTTDLLSGYDPTYKVNPPLRPAEDVEALRAALADGTIDAVATDHAPHARHDKEHAFVDAAFGMLGLETALPVVASVMVESGLMTWADVARVMSTTPAAIAGLEGHGRGLEVGAPANIVLVDPSADLTVDRDASVSLSRNNPWHGRTFGAAVRHTLLRGRPTVLDGSLV, encoded by the coding sequence ATGACCGAGCAGACCCCGGGCACGATCCTCCTGCGGGGCGCCTCGCTGCTGGGCGAGCGCAGCGCCGACGTGCTGGTCGTCGACGGCGTCATCGCCGAGATCGGCAGCCTCTCGGCCGAGGGCGCCCGCGTCGTCGACGCCGACGGGCTGGTGGCCCTGCCGGGCCTCGTCGACCTGCACACCCACCTGCGCGAGCCGGGCCGCGAGGACGCCGAGACGGTCGTGACCGGCTCGCGCGCCGCTGCGATGGGCGGCTTCACCGCGGTGCTGGCGATGGCCAACACCTCGCCGGTCACCGACACCGCCGAGGCCGCCGAGCGGGTCCACGACCTGGGCCTGGCCGCGGGCCTGGTCGACGTGCAGCCCGTCGGCGCCGTCACCAAGGGGCTCGGCGGCGAGGAGCTCGCCGAGCTCGGGCTGATGGCCCGCTCGCGGGCCCGGGTGCGGGTCTTCTCCGACGACGGCCGCTGCGTGGCCGACCCGCGCGTGATGCGCCGCGCGCTGGAGTACGTCAAGGCGTTCGGCGGGGTCGTCAGCCAGCACTCCCAGGACCCCGACCTCGCCGGGCCGCAGTCGTGCTGCCACGAGGGCGAGCTCTCCGGGCGGCTGGGCCTGCCCGGCTGGCCCGGCGTCGCCGAGGAGGTCATCGTCGCGCGCGACGTGATGCTCGCGCGCCACACCGGCTCGCGGGTGCACGTCGCGCACGCCTCGACCGCCGGCACCGTCGAGGTGCTGCGCTGGGCGAAGTCGCAGGGGATCGCCGTCACCGCCGAGGTGACCCCCCACCACCTGCTGCTGACCACCGACCTGCTCAGCGGCTACGACCCGACGTACAAGGTCAACCCGCCGCTGCGCCCGGCCGAGGACGTCGAGGCGCTGCGCGCCGCGCTGGCCGACGGCACGATCGACGCGGTGGCCACCGACCACGCCCCGCACGCGCGCCACGACAAGGAGCACGCGTTCGTCGACGCGGCCTTCGGGATGCTCGGGCTCGAGACCGCGCTGCCGGTGGTGGCCTCGGTGATGGTGGAGAGCGGACTGATGACGTGGGCCGACGTGGCCCGGGTGATGTCGACGACGCCGGCGGCGATCGCCGGGCTCGAGGGCCACGGTCGAGGCCTCGAGGTCGGCGCGCCGGCCAACATCGTGCTGGTCGACCCCTCGGCCGACCTGACCGTCGACCGCGACGCCTCGGTCTCGCTCTCGCGCAACAACCCGTGGCACGGGCGCACCTTCGGTGCCGCCGTGCGCCACACGCTGCTGCGCGGGCGGCCGACGGTGCTCGACGGGTCGCTGGTCTGA